A genomic window from Motilibacter aurantiacus includes:
- a CDS encoding response regulator, which yields MSAATPGSAQLNRLLGQTMGSAVRTPLHSLLGFLELLAASDVDADQRRLVDQLVSSAEELLSASSRVTWLLRLAAGDATRHDQRVDLADVVAELAEVPGARVRAVVAGTAPGSLVTDASALHQLLGELLANAAVHGEEPVTLDVTPVEGAVRFTVADAGPGLPAWAATLLRAGDAPAGPTTVGLLLARQLGELLGASFDVDRARVSVCVPVGAATSAGGRSRDRSGAVEGTATRALQVLYVEDNATNRLLTQRQLSRLGHELVAVATGEAGVEEALKGSFDVVLMDRHLPDIDGCEATRRIRAATADGPRLPVLGVTADVTDESIEACLAAGMDEVLTKPVDLKSLAAALARATAGSTASDAAVRPAPAPPVLHRIAERLDGEADAVADVVSTYLAELPGRRLKIQASVRRQEPRALLAAAESLRTSSEWLGASAVAGSCAALSAAAQAGALDTARAFLPRLLLHCQQVQEELAPYTDGQLVRTALAAR from the coding sequence ATGAGCGCAGCGACCCCGGGGAGCGCCCAGCTCAACCGGCTGCTCGGGCAGACGATGGGCAGCGCCGTGCGCACGCCCCTGCACAGCCTCCTGGGCTTCCTCGAGCTGCTGGCGGCCTCCGACGTGGACGCGGACCAGCGCCGGCTGGTCGACCAGCTGGTGAGCAGCGCGGAGGAGCTGCTGTCCGCGAGCAGCCGGGTGACCTGGCTGCTACGGCTGGCGGCCGGTGACGCGACGCGCCACGACCAGCGGGTGGACCTCGCCGATGTCGTCGCCGAGCTCGCGGAGGTGCCCGGGGCCCGCGTCCGGGCGGTCGTCGCCGGCACCGCGCCGGGCTCCCTCGTGACGGACGCGTCCGCCCTTCACCAGCTGCTCGGCGAGCTGCTGGCCAACGCGGCGGTGCACGGCGAGGAGCCGGTCACGCTCGACGTGACGCCGGTCGAGGGCGCGGTCCGGTTCACGGTCGCCGACGCCGGTCCGGGGCTGCCGGCCTGGGCGGCGACGCTGCTCAGGGCCGGCGACGCCCCCGCCGGGCCCACGACGGTCGGGCTACTGCTCGCCCGACAGCTCGGAGAGCTGCTCGGCGCCTCCTTCGACGTCGACCGGGCCCGGGTCTCGGTCTGCGTCCCCGTCGGCGCGGCCACGTCTGCCGGCGGGCGGAGCCGCGACCGCTCCGGTGCGGTCGAGGGAACTGCGACTCGCGCTTTGCAGGTCCTCTATGTCGAGGACAACGCGACCAACCGGCTGCTGACCCAGCGCCAGCTCAGCCGGCTGGGGCACGAGCTCGTCGCCGTCGCGACCGGTGAGGCCGGCGTGGAGGAGGCCCTGAAGGGGAGCTTCGACGTCGTGCTCATGGACCGCCACCTGCCGGACATCGACGGCTGCGAGGCGACGCGACGGATCCGCGCGGCCACCGCGGACGGGCCGCGGCTGCCGGTCCTGGGTGTCACGGCAGACGTGACGGACGAGTCCATCGAGGCGTGCCTCGCCGCCGGGATGGACGAGGTGCTGACCAAGCCGGTCGACCTCAAGTCCCTCGCGGCCGCCCTCGCCCGGGCCACAGCAGGCTCCACGGCCTCCGACGCGGCCGTCCGGCCGGCGCCCGCGCCACCGGTCCTGCACCGGATCGCCGAGCGGCTGGACGGCGAGGCCGACGCGGTCGCGGACGTGGTCTCGACCTACCTCGCGGAGCTCCCGGGCCGCCGACTGAAGATCCAGGCGTCGGTGCGCCGGCAGGAGCCGCGCGCGCTCCTCGCCGCGGCCGAGTCCCTGCGCACCTCGAGCGAGTGGCTGGGCGCGTCCGCAGTCGCGGGCTCGTGCGCGGCTCTCAGCGCGGCGGCGCAGGCAGGAGCCCTGGACACGGCCCGCGCGTTCCTGCCGCGCCTGCTCCTGCACTGCCAGCAGGTCCAGGAGGAGCTCGCGCCCTACACGGACGGGCAGCTGGTCAGGACGGCGCTGGCCGCGCGCTGA